In the Topomyia yanbarensis strain Yona2022 chromosome 3, ASM3024719v1, whole genome shotgun sequence genome, one interval contains:
- the LOC131694324 gene encoding phospholipid scramblase 1 isoform X3, which translates to MFATDYGSTVFNRGWMTIPQGIPNCPPGLEYLSSIDQLLVHQKVELLEAFVGFETANKYTVKNTLGQKVYWAVEDTDCCTRNCCGAARPFDMKILDFYQNEVLHFNRPLRCQSCWFPCCLQTMEVSAPPGNVIGTVEQDWSIFTPQFSIKDQTGSTVLKIEGPCCTFSICGDVEFKVVTNDGSQVGKISKQWSGFAREAFTDSDHFGINFPMNLDVRVKATLLGALFLIDYMFFEKTGNKENDRPGMF; encoded by the exons GTGGCTGGATGACTATTCCGCAAGGGATACCGAACTGTCCTCCCGGCTTGGAGTACCTTTCGTCCATTGATCAGCTGCTGGTCCACCAGAAGGTCGAGCTGCTGGAAGCGTTCGTCGGTTTCGAGACGGCCAACAAGTACACCGTTAAAAACACCCTCGGCCAGAAGGTGTACTGGGCAGTGGAGGACACAGATTGCTGCACTCGAAACTGTTGCGGCGCAGCACGTCCATTTGATATGAAAATTCTAGACTTTTACCAGAACGAGGTGCTGCACTTCAACCGACCGCTGCGTTGTCAGTCGTGTTGGTTCCCATGCTGTCTGCAGACCATGGAGGTTTCCGCCCCACCGGGCAACGTGATTGGCACGGTCGAGCAGGACTGGTCCATATTTACGCCTCAGTTTAGCATCAAGGATCAGACGGGAAGCACGGTGCTTAAAATTGAGGGACCGTGTTGCACGTTCAGCATTTGTGGGGACGTCGAATTTAAG GTCGTTACCAATGATGGAAGTCAAGTCGGCAAGATTTCCAAACAGTGGTCTGGATTTGCGCGCGAGGCCTTCACGGATTCCGATCACTTCGGCATTAACTTCCCGATGAATTTAGACGTCAGAGTAAAGGCCACACTATTGGGTGCTTTATTCCTTATT GATTACATGTTCTTTGAAAAAACTGGCAACAAAGAGAACGATCGCCCTGGCATGTTCTAG
- the LOC131694324 gene encoding phospholipid scramblase 1 isoform X4 yields MTIPQGIPNCPPGLEYLSSIDQLLVHQKVELLEAFVGFETANKYTVKNTLGQKVYWAVEDTDCCTRNCCGAARPFDMKILDFYQNEVLHFNRPLRCQSCWFPCCLQTMEVSAPPGNVIGTVEQDWSIFTPQFSIKDQTGSTVLKIEGPCCTFSICGDVEFKVVTNDGSQVGKISKQWSGFAREAFTDSDHFGINFPMNLDVRVKATLLGALFLIDYMFFEKTGNKENDRPGMF; encoded by the exons ATGACTATTCCGCAAGGGATACCGAACTGTCCTCCCGGCTTGGAGTACCTTTCGTCCATTGATCAGCTGCTGGTCCACCAGAAGGTCGAGCTGCTGGAAGCGTTCGTCGGTTTCGAGACGGCCAACAAGTACACCGTTAAAAACACCCTCGGCCAGAAGGTGTACTGGGCAGTGGAGGACACAGATTGCTGCACTCGAAACTGTTGCGGCGCAGCACGTCCATTTGATATGAAAATTCTAGACTTTTACCAGAACGAGGTGCTGCACTTCAACCGACCGCTGCGTTGTCAGTCGTGTTGGTTCCCATGCTGTCTGCAGACCATGGAGGTTTCCGCCCCACCGGGCAACGTGATTGGCACGGTCGAGCAGGACTGGTCCATATTTACGCCTCAGTTTAGCATCAAGGATCAGACGGGAAGCACGGTGCTTAAAATTGAGGGACCGTGTTGCACGTTCAGCATTTGTGGGGACGTCGAATTTAAG GTCGTTACCAATGATGGAAGTCAAGTCGGCAAGATTTCCAAACAGTGGTCTGGATTTGCGCGCGAGGCCTTCACGGATTCCGATCACTTCGGCATTAACTTCCCGATGAATTTAGACGTCAGAGTAAAGGCCACACTATTGGGTGCTTTATTCCTTATT GATTACATGTTCTTTGAAAAAACTGGCAACAAAGAGAACGATCGCCCTGGCATGTTCTAG